The genomic stretch ATTCTGTTTAGCACAATATTCCTTTATATGAGGCAAgtcaaaaatgaaatattttatatCCCTTAAATATTAACCCTAACCTATATTGAAATTTGAAATAAATACCAATTCTTGATCATTCATTGTTCACTATTGCATTGCTATATTCCGATTAAATAAATTTACAAATAATAGGAAATTACAAGAATATgaaataaaattaatctaatataataaagGAACATTTACCAATTCTTGATCTTCGTTTGGAGTAAGTAAGCAAATTACATATCAGCCCTtcagattgatttttttttacttccgTTTGAAAGTTTCGATTTCGCTCCCCTTGTGCTCTATATGTCATTTTAAATTGGTTGATAGGAGTTCGTCCACTCGGTGATtagttattattgttgctatttcgATTTTCCTTGTCACAATTTCATTCTTTTGTTTCATTTTAGATTCATTTGCTTGTATTATTTTTCTGGTTCAGAGGACATAGACGAAGCTGAGTTGACGATAGTCGACAtaggaaaaattaaaaactctccctTTATGTAACCTAAAAAACCTTAAATAAGAGATGATTTGGAATTAAGATTATCTGGCCTCAGGATGTAGTATAGATGGTGGACGAATGACATCTCTAGTATAATGATTATGGGTAAATTTTAGAAACTGGCGAATTGATATTTACTCCACCATACGCCTAATAACTGCATACTTATATTTACCTCCTCCATATCTATGCAATGGATACTACTAACTATTAAGAACTTAAGATAGCATATCAATCTTTTTAaattaagatatatatatatatatatatgtgtgtgtgtgtgactgTGCAGCATataagatttattattattatttttttatagattttgaattaaaaaaaatcaacatttctttatataaatccataatacataaatatatatcCTAAACATATTATaatactccataaatacttaaatttatttcattttaaatttttttttactaaaaattatAATCCAATTGGAAAGTCtgaataaaatcttttttaaaaaaaaacttgaaaattataacCCAGGAAGCATCAaccctaaaataaaatcttaaaaaaatatttaaataattttttaattcaaaatttaaaaaaataataataacaataaaaaatattttagattttgaattttaaaaatcaatattttcataTATAAATCCTTAATCCATGAATATATCCCTAAATACATTATAATACTCcgcaaatatttaaatttattttattttaaattttttttttactaaatactataatcTAATTGGGAAACCTACACCTAGAAATAAAACctttaaaagaaaataacttacaaATTATAGCTAGGGAAGCATAAactctaaaaataaaatctttaaaaaatattttaattattttttaatttaaaattttaaaaaataattaaaaagaaaaaaaatgcttTTTCTTAGCACTAAAAATTGAAATGCCTATATTGCGTCAAGATCCTAGCTTTGCCCAGGCAAAGGAAATGATCAGCATAGCTCAATTGATACAGCAGAGGACTAAAAATCCTTTGGTCGCCCATTTAAATCTGGTTCCTGCATGTAAAtaattaggggtgtaatcgagctgagccgagccgaactcttggatgtttgagtttggctcgtttataatcgagccgagctcgagctttatttaacgaatatattcatggctcacgagcttattcgagcttttatcgagcctaaacgagcttaataaatataaattataaattataaattaaatattcattaaaaactaaattatatatttttaaaaaattataatattctttttaaaatttataatcttattctaataaataaatttaatatatttgtctatatttttcataagtatagtgtaaaatctataaattcaatatcaaaactattattattattatttaaaagttgattcatgagcttaacgaacatgttcacgagctaacgagccgaatattgtgaagcttgagcttagtttgtttatcttaacgagcctcattaaacgagctcaaacgagcttttatcgaatcgagcttcgaatagctcacgagcggcttgactcatttacacctcTATAAATAATGTATTAGATAACGGATCCGGATACATTTTCATTAATAGCATAAAACAAACCGTTACTAATTTAGATCTATAGGCatatattttaaagtataaagtGAGATTATAGTGCCATCTTTTTTCctctttttatcaaattttttcgGAGAAAAGATTTTGAGGtttagatttttgtttttttttattaaaaaaaacagtGCAAATTCATCAATTATGATTTAACACTGTCTGAAATCAATATCCTATATCATGTCTCCTATCTTCTGGATAAGCTCGCAAAGAATTCAAAGGCACAGTCATACATGGATCTGGTCGTTCAACGACTCTGCCCATTCATTCCCCGGCAGAAGCGGCAGGCAACATAATTTCACGTTCCATTGCCAACATCACCCACTAATTAACAGACAAATTCAGCCACTAATTGGACTGCATGCTGTGGTTTGTGATCAAATAGCTAGCCCTAACTTCTCAAAATCTTATGCGACCTATGCGATCTGTGCGGGATCCACCGAATCCACCGCAAGCAAAATCTCGTTTTGCTTCTCCAAATCCAATCCCCAGCTAATTGCAAAAGACCAGAGCATGCAGACAAGGGGGGGCCGCCGTGACAGATGGCTCGATTGCTCACGTCAAACTGTGTGAATATATCGACCATGGGAGAAGACTGACGTGCAGGCAAAGGATATGGATGAATGGGATCGACAAAGGGGACAATAATGGCGAAAGGGAACACCATCTCACTTTTCCAGATTCCATTTCTATTTCCAATTCCACATAGTCATCCCCTCTCTATATATTCGCCAAATTAGCGAATTTAGGACTTAAGTGGCGATTAGGAGAGATCGAAGAGGAATTAAGTATGGGTGAAGATCTCAAGCAAAGAGTACAGCAgcatgatgatgatgaagatgaCGAAGAGCTCTTTGATTCTGACTCTCTTTTAAGCAACTCCGACGACGACGGAGATCATACGGAGATGAATCGAAATGAGCCATTGTATGGGTTATCAAGTACTCTCGTGGAGCAACTGCCCATCAAGTAAGTACGACGCATGCTTCTTAATTAGCAGGCTGATCAGAAATTAAGAACGAAAGCTGAACATGGATCGATTTGTGCTGCAGGAGAGGACTTTCGAAATACTATCAGGGGAAATCACAATCCTACACGTCCCTCTCTGTGGTCAGGACCTTGGAGGACCTGCCGAAGAAGGAGAGCCCTTTTAAGAGAAAGATGATGATGAAGACGTGCAAGAGCTATGGAGCCAGCCAGGCTTGTGGCTGCAGGGTGATGTCGAGGAAGGCTCCCAGGGCTGCTTCTTGTGCTGCTCTGGCGGCGCAAGGCGGCGGCGGCGAGAAGCCGCCTCTTGTTCATCCTCTGCGGAAAAATTCATGCAATTCGCattgattaaatatatatatgtagTTTCTAATCGAGTTCAGAAAAATTTTGGTAGAGAAACACTTGGTATTAATTAGAGAGAGGTTGATCAGGTCTTTTCCGAGTTCTCTTACAGCAAATCGTCTTCTTCGCCATTAGAATGCACACTGTCTGGAGGAAGCTGCAGCTCGTATATATCGATGGCAATTTACCAAaataagtgttttttttttgtaaatatgaAAAATGAGGAACTATCTTGTATCAATGGCAATTTACCAAAAATTTTAGATATATCAAAAGTCTAAAGAGTACAATAATCAAATACTAGAAATTATTCATATCTGACAAAGTGACAGATGAGAATATATTTGTAATGCCCTGTACATATGAATTTGTGTACATctataaattttcttaccatccgTCCCTAATCAAAAAGCTACTATTTCTAGCTTTCGATATAAAATGTATCAGAGAAACAAATTAAGCTATGTGATCAAATATGAGAAAGTGGATAATAATCATGTCAGGAATATGAGAAAGTGGAATTATCGGTGATGATATAATTGAAATGTTGATTAAATCACTGTGATGCCGATGGGGTATGTTGAGATGATTTTTATGTTAATTAAGTTGTCAGAAGTTTCCTAGTCAACATTACTTATAGCCAGTGATCGGATTGTTCCGGTCCCTAGTACCCCAATATTCGAGGCAGATCTAACGAATATATAATCACCTGAATAATAGtagaataataaaatgaatgTAGAGTGAGTACGATAACATACCCTGCCCCAGGAGACGTCCTTTGGTGGATCGGTAAGATGGTCGGGACGCTGCTTGAGTTAtcgtgacccggaagagtagatgactctgaGCCGGATGAAGAGCTGGATCCGACGGCACCTAGTCGGGCATGACCTGGATCCGACTAGAAGACGACACGTAGGTCGGGATATGACAACGGCACACAAGCCGGGATACGACATACAAACTGAATCGACACATGGGTTAGAACACAATAGTGACACAGAGTCAGAACCGGGGCGAAGTCAGCGCGTGGACTGCCGACACATGGATTGTCGGCACGTGGAGGCTACCGGCAAGGGAGGTTGCGGCGCGTGGAGGTGCCGACGAACGAGGATGCGACGCGTGGTGGCGGTAGGCCCATTCGGCAGCGCTGAAAAGGGGGAGGAAGGCGATGCCAGGAGCAGCAGCGTGCATGAGGGAGAACCAGCGTGCGTCGTGGGGCGACGGAGGTAGCGTCAATGCCCTACTGTGGCATCAGAAAGCCTGTCCGGTAGTGGAGGCGGCTGCTAGTGTGAGGTGAGGCAACGAAGACAATGTCGGTGTCAGGAGGCAACATCGCATACTTGGCGGCATTCATCGGAGGGGCGTGAGGTCCTTGCGACGGCGACGTCATCTTGCAAGAGAGCGAAGCCAAGAGAGAGAAGAGGAGGGGGACAGAGGTGGCGTTGATTGGTGGGCTCAGGCGGAGGTGGCGTCCCCCAACATGAAGCGGCGGTGGCGGCGCGAGTCTGGTAGCATTGCCGTCTAAGCTAGTGGCAACGCCCCTGGCGGTGGAACCCAAGCACGAAGAAGAAGTCTCCCCCCTTTTGCCCCCATGCCTCCTCTCCCCTCTTAAGCCCTAAACAGTGTAATGATAAAATTACCCCTCCTTCCCCTCCTAATTCCTCCTCTGCCCTTAAGACATAttcacatcacaagcctccccttcaagtctagtcgaagaaggtgcaagtctgactgactagaccaagcctaACGTAAAGAGAAATAGAGTAGAGTCAGATCACTAGGTTTATCGTATAACATCAAGCTCGTAGCTGTGACGATGTTGATCATGCAACGGGAGCGATCTCAAGCAAGCGCCACCGATGCAACGAGCGAGGCAAATACTGACCTAATGGCGAGCGCCTGGCAGAACAGTGAGAAAAACAAGCGTTGAGCAAATACCAAGCAGACGATCAAACGGACGCGGAGACGATGCAGAGCAAATGCATGGCTTGCTGCCAAGCGCATGCGGATCACACAAATCAAACGAGCACAGAGCCCGTGAGATCAAAGGAGAACAAAAGCGAAAGTCGTGAGCCAAGCGGgcgtagtgttggttgctactcagaatatcatactggttctcctgtacaaaaattttgtacaagtctcgaacctttcctaacaacctattgtgttctttagaaattaaatttggaatcgcaaacagaacttaacattattgattccaaattcaacttatctgttcttagaggtttagacttggatcgcaaacgatgcttaacattattgatccaaatccacccatgttacaaagttgattaaatatttatttcaaagatcagtttctaggttaaacatggtgaggcactaggccttcttgggtatgagatcatccaccacttcctagacaaagcctttcaacgaaattcaatatttaatctccttacagtaaccctaggtttaaccaccaagaacaatcgaatcacaaaagaaacataaaatcgaaacataaaaacTGATTGCCTAGAATTGTTAggctcttgtgtttggtaattcaaaattcgtacaaagaaaactagtatgatgcagaataagacaactagttatacctttctttgttaacaaaaacctcttgatcttctattgtattcctctccttctcttggacgtcgtgtgggtgacgatctaccaagaagaaatccaccaaagtcttcttctcctcctccaagctccggccaccaaagggatctagacaagaggacctcctttctcttcttcttctccacctagtaaccggccaccaaagctcctaGTAGACTTGATGTCGCCGACCACAATGTGGaaagcaaaaggagaagagagaaaggaagagggttggccaccaaaggaaaagagagaggaacaatAAAATAGAAGTTGTTCCATGAAGACAccctttacctctcttttataatccttggtaaatccaaaaaaggaaagttttataacaaaaaataaaacttccttttctattcatGACATGGCCAGCCACCTCTTACAaataaacaaggaaagatttaaaacaaaaattaaaatttctcttttaaaatatctcttttgtggttagctataaaaggaatgttttataaattaaaatatctctcttttaaatctttttatggatatctataaaagataagattaaaaataaaactccttttatatcatggttacagaaaggaaagttttcttaaaaattaaaatctttcttttaatagtatagatatctacaaataaggaaagatatctaatatctcttttaatcctttgtagaaaatctataaaaggaaatattttaaaattaaaaactctcttttaaaaccatgtagataaaaacataaaaggaaagattttatcaaaattttatttctaataaaattccctttcctttccttacttggtcggccacttgcttgggcaccaagcaaggcttggctgaccctagcttgagctccaagcttggcttggccgaccctttgcttagGCTCCAAGCAAGCATAGACGTCGGCCCCTAGCAtaggctaagaggctaggctttgggtggatataagactatatataagaggctacaatagggaccgagaggaggaattggttttggtctcctgatgattTTGaatttcccgtgttcaccccgaacacccaactgaaattcatcaataataactgataccactaaagagctactattgaactaccgcgccaatcccaaattacattatgggctccttattatgagtgtgttaatctccctgtgtttaagatatcgaatgcccactaattaaatgagttactgataactcacttaactactagctccaagagtagtaccactcaaccttattgtcatgtcggaactaagtccacctacagagtttacatgacaatccttatgagctcctcaaggggacattatcaacttagattactaggacacagtttcatttataatcaacaacacaccatataaataatatcattttctaacttatcgggtctattgatttatcgaattaaatcacaccctttgataaattaaagaaataaatattaagtatacgtgtttgttattatatcatgattaagagtacgtacttccataataacagaggtcttgttctttttaaagagtcagtataaaaagaaactacctcaattggtcctgctcaatacactcatagtgtactagtgtaatttattagtcaagataaattaatacctaattacactacaaccactctaatggtttgtctcattccatcttggttgtgagcaactgtttataatttataagaaactaatAACATGAACTtatgtgtgtctcctcacaccatgttatctacaatataaattaaacgaacaactacacttagcataaatatagacatttgaccaatgtgattcttttttcaaaataattgtttacaaaaagctagtcttttagtatacactctaacacgtagACCCCGTGAGATACTTTGGTACGAGACCCATGGAGATACTCTTCTCCGAGACCCGTGGAGACAGCTCGACCCTGAACAGGGGAGATAGATAACTCAATaaactggtccgagaccagtggcgactgctctaccctgaacgggggagattagagatctgataagctggtccaagaccagtgaagaccgctcgaccccaaaCGGGAGAGATAATGAATCCGATAAACTGGTCCAAGACCAATGAAGACCGCTTGACCCTGAACGGGGAAAATAAGAGATCCTATAAGCTGggctgagaccagtgaagaccgatTAACCCTAAACGAAGGATATAAGAGATCCGATAAGCTGGTtcaagaccagtgaagaccgctcgactccgaacgggggagataaggaaTCTGATAAGCTGGTCCAAGACCAATGAAGATCGCTTGACCTCGAACAGGGGAGATAAGGAATTTGATAAGTTGGTCcaaagaccagtgaagaccgttcgacccgaacaggggagataagaGATTCTATAAGCTGGGCCGAGACCAGTAAAGATCGATCGACCCCGAACGGAGGAGATAAGAGATCCGATAAACTAGtccaagaccagtgaagaccactcgaccccaaATAGGCGGCACGGGAGTCTCTAATGTTGAGCTCGTGGttcaaatataactcaaacccggtcGAGCGGCTCAGGAGACTCTGATGCTGAGCTCGTGACTCAAATATATCTCaaacctggccgaacggctcaggagtCTCTAACGCTAAGCCCGTGGCTCAAATATAACCTCAAACCTGGTCAAGCAGCTCGAGTCTCTAATGCTGAGCCCATGGCTCAAATATAACTCAACCCTGGTCGAGCGGCTCAGGAGTCTCTGACACTGAGTCTGTGGCtcaaatataactcaaacatGGCCGAGCAGCTCAGGAGTCTCTAACGCTGAGCCCGTGGctcaaatataactcaaacctGACCGAGCGGCTTAGAAGTCTCTGACGCTGAGCCCGTGACTCAAGTATAACTTAAACCTGGTCAAATGGCTCAGGAGTCTCTTACGCTAAGCCCGTGGctcaaatataactcaaacctAGCCGAGCGACTcaggagtctctgactcaaggatttatagtcatcgctcgactATTGATTGGCATAAACAAGCGTTTATAGTCATCGCTCTACTATTGATTGGCGTAGACaaaggtttatagtcaccgctcgattgCTGATTAGCGTAGATAAGGatttatagttgtcgctcgactgttgTATAACTCAATCCCTCGACTCCCAAATGCCCGTGGAGTCGGAGAGATAAATAACATtgatcccttgactcccaaatgtcCGCGAAGTCAatgaaaaaataaactaaacccCAACCGTCAAAGGGAGTGAAGCCCCTAGCAATACGAGGGATCAGAGCCCATAGCAATAGGAGGAAGCAAAACTCCCTGGGTGGAGGCCCTAGTCTCGGATCGGAGACTAAGGCCCCTAGCCCGTAATCAAAGATCGAGGCCCCTTAATCTAGATCAGGAAGCTGTACCATGAGTATCCGGTCGAGAAGATGTGTCCCTAGTATCTTATCAGGGAGTTGTACCCCTGGTGTTTAATTAGGGAGttgttgtaacgacccaccttctactactaggctgtaaggcgaatcgctacagttattgctaaactatgctgtgcggaaagctaggctaattaaaaattttttctactaaactgatcaaaacttaatgctctgggtgtacctaggagttgtacacttgctaggggagacaacctatgcctcccggatgacctgctagctgtaatcaggcattcaaatcgatccacagatcgattgggctgtcggatcgatcacgggatcgatccagcttgatactggcacgataggagtctctggatcggtcggcggaccgatccaaaagctttctcttcttctttcgcttctgtacgcacctggatcggtctgccgaccgatccaggacctcactgatcggtcggactaaccgatcagtgagcctccgtgcgtcTGCTGCGTTGGGCGTAGCTGgaccggtctaccgaccgatccaggagcaccctgatcggtcggtagaccgatcagttcacCTCCCATGtctctgttcgcctctggatcggtcggctgaccgatccatgaggaTACAATAGCATattgtatctgtctggatcggtcggctgaccgatccagtgacacagccaggtcctgatcggtctggagaccgatcagagttctgatttcgaatctgaactctgatttcagcccctGGGTTGTGCCAAAACTCCACCTATCAACTATCACATGCATAATAACTATTCTAACATCATGCAATAACAATTTTAGACTTAAGCTAGAGTAAGGTTCACtgttcatggcattttaagtcaCTAAACACATTTAACCATTGGAAGTGTATGAAAGTAAAAATTGCTAGagttctaattggttaaacttgctaagtcccctaaggacctttgattccggttcctgccacacacaccatccttgcattgccctccagcttcctctgttagtccatctttcctttacctttatctgcagtataaggaaaagtagaatctgtaagcttaaagcttagtaagaaaccatctacctcacaaaatcatgcattcgatgcaatatgcttttaaatcatgctatttgaaaatgtGCACTGAACTAgctaagacatggtatactgaaatcgtaagacataacatataagcatggcataagcactgaatcatggcaaagcaaccaaataaacactgaactgaatataagctaaactaactaaaactaaatctgtaactggaaacaaactcaactagcataattgattttgagttttgaaaactaatacataataggtgaaaatactaaacatgctgttgggcccggcaactgtacttgctgtacgcgcatccctactagacccggggttgcaagtcccgaatttagcagggttgtctaggctatctgaacctagggacgactgtgggagtccaacccaatggatatctaatccagtacagtgccactgaaaataaaatactgatatctatagctaactgatataacatgctgtttctaggttatctgaacctagagctaggttatctgaacctagaggcgactgtgggagcccacccattggaccgtagtcccataaaactgaactaaactaatgtgctggtttaaatgcctctagtgcatctaactgagctattaaacataactgaggtggtatttagctacactaacattttaccgaacacttggtgtgctccaactctctcctctaatagggagatcacctctaggcacccgacaacgtctagaatctccaactaaaggggaacaacgtgtccggcctgtctagaggtgctcaactagatccctaaatcctcgaggagggttaaaacacaccctatgtgccgaaaaacctgcatatagctaaatctaacagtatgcaatcaaacgaaagctattatactgcaggtgaggggtttcttacctcttgatcgtaatttcttacgattctattcgctagagttccggtggagatgatcctctcgacgatccgatcacgtcttcgcgttcctctcgcggagaagaacctctttcgtgttggagtcgtcgccggaaggtgaaccgatggaccttgggcttggtgtgccgtgcgtgaggaagaggagaagaagaggggcgccggcgtgagggtt from Zingiber officinale cultivar Zhangliang chromosome 5B, Zo_v1.1, whole genome shotgun sequence encodes the following:
- the LOC121987664 gene encoding uncharacterized protein LOC121987664, with translation MGEDLKQRVQQHDDDEDDEELFDSDSLLSNSDDDGDHTEMNRNEPLYGLSSTLVEQLPIKRGLSKYYQGKSQSYTSLSVVRTLEDLPKKESPFKRKMMMKTCKSYGASQACGCRVMSRKAPRAASCAALAAQGGGGEKPPLVHPLRKNSCNSH